One stretch of Nitratiruptor tergarcus DSM 16512 DNA includes these proteins:
- a CDS encoding thiamine pyrophosphate-dependent dehydrogenase E1 component subunit alpha — protein sequence MNSARVKTFYYLMKLGREFELAAKQEYMKGNIAGFLHLDIGQEACSVGSMQAFDKGDVFTHYREHVLAIARGMDPKVIMAELFGKATGVSKGKGGSMHLFDPTLSFYGGDAIVAGHLPIATGCAYARKIQGEKAGVFAIFGDGATNAGAFFESINIAAAWKLPIIFFCENNYYAIGTRIGWVSPFEELFEKAKNYMPAKRIDGMDVCEVYKAVTEAKEYLENGLGPYFIEAETYRYEGHSMSDNGKYRSEEEMEIFKSRDPIEKLKREAIALGIVEESYFDETDKKIEQEINEAIEFAANSPEPELNELYEDVYCKECTNVVS from the coding sequence ATGAATAGTGCAAGAGTCAAAACCTTTTATTATCTGATGAAACTTGGTCGCGAATTTGAACTGGCTGCAAAGCAAGAATACATGAAAGGCAACATTGCGGGCTTTTTGCATCTTGATATCGGGCAGGAAGCCTGCAGTGTTGGAAGTATGCAAGCCTTTGACAAAGGCGATGTCTTTACGCACTATAGAGAGCATGTGCTTGCGATTGCTAGAGGAATGGATCCAAAAGTAATCATGGCAGAGCTTTTTGGAAAGGCAACGGGAGTGAGCAAAGGCAAAGGTGGCTCGATGCACCTTTTTGATCCAACACTAAGTTTTTACGGAGGTGATGCGATTGTAGCAGGACACTTGCCAATTGCTACAGGATGCGCTTATGCAAGAAAAATCCAGGGAGAAAAAGCTGGTGTCTTTGCCATCTTTGGTGATGGTGCCACCAATGCAGGAGCCTTTTTTGAAAGCATTAATATTGCAGCTGCCTGGAAACTGCCTATTATCTTTTTTTGTGAAAACAACTACTATGCAATTGGTACTCGCATTGGCTGGGTGAGTCCTTTTGAAGAGCTTTTTGAAAAGGCAAAAAACTATATGCCTGCTAAAAGAATCGACGGCATGGATGTATGTGAAGTGTATAAAGCTGTAACGGAGGCCAAAGAGTATCTTGAAAATGGTTTAGGACCATATTTTATAGAAGCAGAGACCTATCGCTATGAGGGGCACTCGATGAGTGATAACGGAAAGTATCGCAGCGAAGAGGAGATGGAGATTTTCAAATCTCGCGATCCGATAGAAAAGCTTAAAAGAGAAGCCATTGCTTTAGGAATTGTAGAAGAAAGTTATTTTGATGAGACCGATAAAAAGATTGAACAAGAGATTAATGAGGCAATAGAGTTTGCTGCAAACTCTCCTGAGCCAGAACTAAATGAACTCTATGAAGATGTATACTGCAAGGAGTGCACAAATGTTGTATCGTGA
- a CDS encoding carboxymuconolactone decarboxylase family protein has protein sequence MGKMTQKLEDIKRLIGKLQQQQPESIQNFLGFMTSVEKEGALSTKQKELINVGLAVAAQCEWCIALHVKGAIDAGASKEEILEAAMQAVLMHGGPALMYMTPVEEALEEFSHE, from the coding sequence ATGGGCAAAATGACACAAAAACTAGAAGATATCAAAAGACTCATAGGTAAACTGCAGCAGCAGCAACCTGAGAGCATTCAAAATTTTCTTGGTTTCATGACAAGCGTTGAAAAAGAGGGAGCGCTTTCTACCAAGCAAAAAGAGCTTATTAATGTGGGGCTTGCGGTTGCTGCCCAGTGTGAGTGGTGTATAGCGCTCCATGTCAAAGGTGCCATCGATGCAGGTGCAAGCAAAGAAGAGATATTAGAAGCTGCTATGCAGGCGGTTTTGATGCATGGAGGTCCGGCTTTGATGTATATGACACCTGTTGAAGAAGCTTTGGAGGAGTTTAGCCATGAATAG
- the glgB gene encoding 1,4-alpha-glucan branching protein GlgB — protein MICHDVTRFSDFDIYLFKEGTHTKLYEKFGAHIMQYQGETGVYFAVWAPHAKYVSVVGDFNGYNATAHPLKKREDGSGIWEGFSTDAKIGQTYKYHIITPYDTTLLKADPYAFHAEKPPKSASRIWSLQGYGWKDSQWMQRRAKTNIHESPMNIYEVHLGSWRRRDDGSYLSYTEAAKELAQYLVKLGYTHVELLPITEYPFKGSWGYQVSGYYAPTARYGTPQEFMEFVDIMHSHGIGVILDWVPSHFVTDGHGLIAFDGTALYEYEDPKKGYHPEWKSAVFDYGKNEVRAFLISSAHFWLEKYHIDGIRVDAVASMLYLDYGRKEGEWEPNIYGGNENLEAISFLKQLNESCYGTFEGITMIAEESTAFPGVTKPVYAGGLGFGYKWNMGWMHDTLKYFKTDPLFRKYHHNQITFSMWYAYDENFILPLSHDEVVHMKGSLINKMPGDINQKLANLRALFGYMLAHPGKKLLFMGGEFAQFKEWDFDGELQWELLDDPKHKALQKMLQDLNTLYKTTPALYRWDEKREGFIWLNEKDWERSVLSFARVAKDETIVVVCNFADTQYENYILPVPKSGKYKEIFNSQHSKYLGWDHYPVRVLQSKPMQCCGFENSLTITLPALSVIYLQLIS, from the coding sequence ATGATCTGCCATGATGTAACGCGTTTTAGCGATTTTGATATATATCTCTTCAAAGAGGGAACCCATACGAAACTGTATGAAAAATTTGGTGCTCATATTATGCAATATCAAGGAGAAACTGGGGTCTATTTTGCAGTATGGGCGCCTCATGCAAAATATGTAAGCGTTGTGGGGGATTTTAACGGTTACAACGCAACTGCGCATCCTCTTAAAAAAAGAGAAGATGGAAGCGGAATATGGGAAGGGTTTAGCACTGATGCAAAAATAGGTCAAACCTACAAATACCATATCATCACCCCATACGATACGACCTTGCTCAAAGCGGATCCCTATGCATTCCATGCAGAAAAACCTCCAAAATCGGCTTCAAGGATCTGGTCTTTACAAGGATATGGCTGGAAAGATAGCCAGTGGATGCAAAGAAGAGCCAAAACAAACATCCATGAATCACCTATGAATATCTATGAGGTGCATTTGGGATCGTGGAGAAGAAGAGATGATGGAAGTTATCTAAGCTACACGGAAGCTGCAAAAGAATTAGCCCAGTACCTAGTCAAGTTGGGATATACCCATGTAGAGTTACTGCCCATTACCGAATATCCTTTCAAGGGGTCCTGGGGCTATCAGGTAAGCGGTTACTACGCTCCAACGGCTAGATATGGAACACCGCAAGAGTTTATGGAGTTTGTGGATATTATGCACTCTCATGGAATTGGTGTCATACTGGATTGGGTGCCGTCTCACTTTGTTACAGATGGGCATGGACTCATCGCTTTTGATGGAACGGCTCTGTATGAGTATGAAGATCCAAAAAAGGGATACCATCCTGAGTGGAAAAGTGCTGTATTTGATTATGGAAAAAATGAAGTTAGAGCCTTCTTGATTTCATCTGCTCACTTTTGGCTTGAAAAGTATCATATCGATGGGATCCGTGTGGATGCAGTGGCAAGCATGCTCTATCTTGATTATGGAAGAAAAGAGGGAGAGTGGGAGCCAAACATCTATGGAGGCAATGAAAATTTAGAAGCGATCTCGTTTTTGAAGCAACTTAACGAGAGTTGTTACGGCACATTTGAAGGCATTACAATGATTGCAGAAGAATCCACCGCATTTCCAGGAGTAACAAAGCCAGTCTATGCAGGAGGGCTTGGCTTTGGATATAAGTGGAATATGGGCTGGATGCATGATACACTTAAATACTTCAAAACCGATCCCCTCTTTCGCAAGTACCACCACAACCAGATCACTTTTTCCATGTGGTACGCCTATGATGAAAACTTTATTTTGCCTCTGAGCCATGATGAAGTGGTCCATATGAAAGGCTCGCTTATCAACAAAATGCCAGGAGACATCAATCAAAAACTAGCAAATTTACGTGCTCTTTTTGGCTATATGCTAGCCCATCCAGGAAAAAAACTTCTTTTTATGGGAGGAGAGTTTGCTCAATTTAAGGAGTGGGATTTTGATGGAGAGCTTCAGTGGGAGCTTTTGGATGATCCAAAACACAAAGCGTTGCAAAAGATGTTGCAAGATCTCAACACCCTTTATAAAACTACTCCGGCTCTGTATCGATGGGATGAAAAAAGAGAGGGGTTTATCTGGCTCAATGAAAAGGATTGGGAGCGAAGTGTTTTGAGTTTTGCAAGAGTGGCAAAAGATGAGACTATCGTTGTTGTGTGCAACTTTGCCGATACCCAGTATGAAAACTACATTCTGCCTGTACCAAAGAGCGGAAAATATAAAGAGATCTTTAATTCGCAACATTCAAAATATCTGGGATGGGATCATTATCCTGTTAGAGTTTTGCAAAGCAAGCCAATGCAGTGCTGTGGATTTGAAAACTCCCTTACTATCACTCTTCCTGCTTTGAGTGTGATTTATTTACAATTAATTTCATAG
- the glgA gene encoding glycogen synthase GlgA → MKRNILFCASEMTPFAKTGGLADVAAALPKHLKKLGHNVKVVLPRYYMINKNNLEFVIGNIGVDMGPLGTLWCSAYRTLYEGVEVYFIDYEIFFGRKNLYTDDNGYSYPDNDARFIFFSKAVLELARALDFKPDIVHANDWHTAAQPIFLNTVLRNDPFFQKTASVFTIHNLQHQGVFAKSAFEYLGIGWEHFNMYEMEALGALNLMKGAIYHADKITTVSPKYALEIQTPEFGFGLQEHIKAHAYKLFGILNGVDYDEWNPKMDPYIAKNYDIDDLSGKKVCKIDLQKSFNLAQKDDIPLIGFVGRFAQQKGIELIAAAMHELVHLPLQMVFLGSGEKWAEGFFQDIANKYENVGCFIGYSNEFAHKIEAGSDLFLMPSLFEPCGLNQIYSLRYGTLPIVRAVGGLDDTIQNYEPHTKTGDGFKFYDATKEALIGTVRWAVDTWMHDKEGVNTMIHTAMSKRFDWQRSAKEYERVYELALETKR, encoded by the coding sequence ATGAAACGAAACATACTCTTTTGTGCCTCAGAAATGACACCATTTGCAAAAACTGGTGGACTTGCAGATGTGGCTGCAGCTTTGCCAAAACACCTTAAAAAGTTAGGACACAACGTTAAAGTTGTCCTGCCGCGATACTATATGATTAATAAAAACAATTTGGAGTTTGTCATAGGCAATATAGGTGTAGATATGGGACCGCTTGGGACGTTATGGTGCAGTGCATACAGGACTCTCTATGAAGGCGTTGAGGTCTATTTTATCGATTATGAAATCTTTTTTGGAAGAAAAAATCTCTACACAGATGACAACGGCTACTCCTATCCAGACAACGATGCACGCTTTATATTCTTTTCCAAAGCGGTACTGGAGCTTGCAAGAGCTTTGGATTTTAAACCAGACATTGTCCATGCGAATGACTGGCACACCGCAGCCCAGCCAATCTTTCTCAATACTGTTTTGCGAAATGATCCATTCTTTCAAAAAACCGCTTCTGTTTTTACGATACACAATCTCCAACATCAAGGCGTCTTTGCCAAAAGTGCCTTTGAATATCTGGGAATCGGCTGGGAGCACTTCAATATGTATGAAATGGAAGCACTTGGAGCGCTCAATCTCATGAAGGGCGCAATCTATCATGCAGACAAAATCACAACAGTAAGTCCAAAATATGCCCTAGAGATCCAAACACCTGAGTTTGGTTTTGGTCTGCAAGAGCATATCAAAGCCCACGCCTACAAGCTTTTTGGGATTTTAAATGGCGTTGATTACGATGAGTGGAATCCAAAAATGGACCCATACATTGCCAAAAACTACGATATCGATGATCTAAGTGGCAAAAAAGTATGCAAGATAGATCTTCAAAAAAGCTTTAATCTTGCCCAAAAAGATGATATTCCACTTATTGGTTTTGTAGGACGATTTGCCCAGCAAAAAGGAATAGAGCTGATAGCTGCAGCCATGCATGAGTTGGTACATCTGCCTTTGCAGATGGTCTTTTTGGGCAGCGGAGAGAAATGGGCGGAAGGATTTTTTCAAGATATTGCAAACAAATATGAAAATGTAGGTTGTTTTATAGGCTATTCAAATGAATTTGCCCACAAGATTGAAGCCGGAAGCGATCTCTTTTTGATGCCAAGTCTTTTTGAGCCATGTGGACTCAATCAGATCTATTCATTGCGTTATGGAACACTCCCCATCGTCCGTGCTGTCGGTGGACTTGATGATACGATCCAAAACTATGAACCCCACACAAAAACGGGAGATGGTTTTAAATTTTACGATGCGACCAAAGAGGCTCTCATTGGAACTGTTCGCTGGGCAGTCGATACGTGGATGCATGACAAAGAGGGAGTAAATACAATGATCCATACCGCTATGAGCAAGCGGTTTGACTGGCAAAGAAGCGCTAAAGAGTATGAAAGAGTCTATGAACTGGCACTGGAGACAAAACGATGA
- a CDS encoding ROK family protein, which translates to MKLALDIGGTYIRWEIIDREKGKKQLHNIDLQRFIEDLINEKRITAVGISYAGQVCNNKILSAPNIHATIEPQKFGIPYIIENDLKCAVLAEAKFFNTSSITALYSGTGLGSATIDQGKLVRGYKNLAGEIGHIPYKKAPFRCGCGKDNCIELFASGSGLQKWADYLKIEASLKNEKLYNLYTEALLYAAATALTLFNPSILVLGGGVIKHNPGIIDYIQQKIAQYAPPFTLKEAQIRLTQLEDASLEGIKILLERLP; encoded by the coding sequence ATGAAACTGGCTCTTGATATAGGGGGTACATACATCAGATGGGAAATAATAGATAGAGAAAAAGGCAAAAAGCAGCTGCATAATATTGATTTACAAAGATTTATCGAAGATCTGATCAATGAAAAAAGAATTACAGCAGTTGGTATCTCCTATGCCGGACAGGTTTGTAACAACAAAATCCTCTCTGCACCCAACATTCATGCCACAATTGAGCCCCAAAAATTTGGAATCCCTTACATTATTGAAAATGACCTCAAGTGTGCTGTCTTGGCTGAAGCGAAGTTTTTTAATACCTCCTCTATTACGGCACTCTATTCTGGTACAGGTCTTGGAAGTGCTACAATTGACCAGGGCAAACTTGTTCGAGGTTACAAAAACCTTGCTGGAGAGATTGGACATATTCCTTACAAAAAGGCTCCTTTTCGTTGTGGCTGCGGGAAAGATAACTGCATCGAGCTTTTTGCATCAGGCAGTGGCTTGCAAAAATGGGCAGACTATCTTAAAATAGAAGCATCCTTAAAAAATGAAAAGCTTTACAACCTCTATACCGAAGCCCTACTCTATGCCGCTGCTACAGCTCTTACGCTTTTCAATCCGTCTATTTTAGTGTTGGGTGGAGGTGTTATCAAACATAATCCGGGTATAATTGATTATATCCAGCAAAAGATTGCTCAATATGCCCCACCCTTCACATTAAAAGAGGCTCAAATCAGACTCACGCAACTAGAAGACGCCTCACTAGAGGGGATAAAAATTCTACTTGAAAGGCTGCCATGA
- a CDS encoding galactose-1-phosphate uridylyltransferase — MSEIRYDLLHNEYIVIAPERLHRPIPQQCADTFSIQKCPFCPGNEELTPQEIFSIKNNSTWQTRVIPNLYKALQIETPFISNRDGLNEMWGGYGAHEIVIDTPKHTVKIQNMSQEEIFWWLYTLQQRYRDLRNDKKLISLQIFKNHGRNAGATQPHPHTQIIALPLMTKEQLYLFEHCQRYFHNHGRSLHEDIVHFESNSQRNLFESEHFFTYTPYASSFAFETAIIAKNMGFGECSKIQLQELAEHIRSLFYALSKELGDFPFNLLFYLPPLNENFENSSFFHEVNNIFRFYIRITPRIYTIAGFELATRSMINPVVPEMAAQLLRRWYETGS, encoded by the coding sequence ATGTCTGAAATAAGATATGATCTTTTGCATAATGAATATATAGTCATTGCCCCAGAGCGCCTTCACAGACCTATCCCACAGCAATGTGCAGATACATTTTCTATACAAAAATGCCCCTTTTGTCCTGGCAACGAAGAGTTAACTCCTCAAGAGATCTTTTCAATCAAAAACAACAGCACATGGCAAACGAGAGTGATTCCAAATCTTTATAAAGCCCTGCAGATAGAAACTCCCTTCATCTCAAATAGAGATGGTCTTAACGAGATGTGGGGCGGATATGGGGCACATGAGATAGTTATTGATACACCCAAGCATACAGTAAAAATACAGAATATGAGTCAAGAAGAGATATTTTGGTGGCTCTATACACTCCAGCAACGCTATCGTGATCTTCGCAATGATAAAAAGCTCATCTCATTGCAGATATTTAAAAACCATGGACGCAATGCTGGTGCTACACAACCCCACCCTCATACGCAAATTATTGCTCTTCCTCTAATGACAAAAGAGCAACTCTATTTATTTGAGCATTGTCAACGCTATTTCCACAATCATGGCAGATCCTTGCATGAAGATATTGTACATTTTGAATCAAATTCACAAAGAAACCTCTTTGAGAGTGAACACTTTTTTACCTATACTCCGTATGCCTCCTCTTTTGCTTTTGAAACAGCTATCATCGCAAAAAATATGGGATTTGGGGAGTGTTCAAAAATCCAGCTGCAAGAGTTGGCAGAGCATATTCGCTCACTTTTTTATGCTTTATCAAAGGAGCTTGGAGATTTTCCTTTTAATTTACTTTTTTATTTACCACCACTCAATGAAAACTTTGAAAACAGCTCCTTTTTTCATGAAGTAAACAATATTTTTCGTTTTTATATTCGCATAACACCCAGAATTTACACAATCGCCGGATTCGAGTTGGCAACTAGATCGATGATCAATCCAGTAGTTCCGGAGATGGCGGCACAACTCCTTAGGAGATGGTATGAAACTGGCTCTTGA
- a CDS encoding alpha-amylase/4-alpha-glucanotransferase domain-containing protein, which yields MSQLYFGLHMHQPVDNLHEAVENAVKQCYRPLFQTLKKYPQFRFALHCSGWLFEQLRTKYSDVFEDICYLNEQGSIEFFSGGFYEPVLASIPREDRIAQIQKLSSYIEHYFDKKPKGLWLTERVWESSVALDFQECGIEYVAVDDYHFLASGFDYEELDGFFLSEESGNSFALFPIAKKLRYAIPFYLVDDALQAISSYENAIIFDDAEKFGLWPNTYEWVYEKGWLESFIKKIIESEIATKHFAQAQNPKGLAYLANVSYYEMGEWSLRAKDTLELEKLKNRVGKEYFENIGIKFIRGGIWRNFFVKYEESNRLHKRMLDLAKRQKSEALYKLQTNDVYWHGIFGGLYLPNLRDNAYRFVSQCEQNIEDRIEIADKDFDGYKEVEIKKDNLVWRLYEKQGGQIIEILDLHSCFNLQNTLTRRFEAYHEKIFHPLEQKDEKGITTIHEMAPKISEEVKKNLFFDWYTKNSCIDHFSDASFNAQTFFQNSYKEYGDFANQPFKLQKPLTFERQGGLYLDQKYPAMMQKNYTIDKNSLELSIDFQSTYENELLYVNEWNLHFAHYESLLINAKYCCDKMEFFAKKLEIIDPFTKKTLSFLSNQETKIFVVPLSTVSQNEEGFELTQQGISIAFALPFTKSFTWDLKLCLK from the coding sequence ATGAGTCAGCTCTATTTTGGTCTACATATGCACCAGCCAGTAGATAATCTCCATGAGGCTGTAGAGAATGCAGTGAAGCAATGCTATAGACCTCTTTTTCAAACATTAAAAAAATATCCCCAATTTCGCTTCGCTCTACACTGCAGTGGTTGGCTCTTTGAGCAGCTACGCACAAAATACAGTGATGTCTTTGAAGATATTTGCTATCTAAATGAGCAAGGAAGTATCGAGTTTTTCAGTGGTGGCTTTTATGAACCGGTACTTGCAAGTATTCCAAGAGAGGATCGTATAGCACAAATCCAAAAACTCAGTAGCTATATTGAGCACTATTTTGACAAAAAGCCAAAGGGACTATGGCTGACCGAGCGAGTATGGGAGAGCTCAGTTGCCTTGGATTTCCAAGAGTGTGGAATTGAGTATGTGGCGGTGGATGATTATCACTTTCTTGCCAGTGGATTTGATTATGAGGAGCTTGATGGATTTTTTTTGAGTGAAGAGAGCGGAAATAGCTTTGCCCTCTTTCCTATTGCAAAAAAACTGCGCTATGCAATTCCATTTTATCTGGTAGATGATGCATTGCAAGCCATAAGCTCTTATGAAAATGCAATTATTTTTGATGATGCTGAGAAGTTTGGTCTTTGGCCAAATACCTATGAGTGGGTTTATGAAAAAGGCTGGCTCGAATCTTTCATCAAAAAGATCATAGAGAGTGAAATTGCGACGAAACATTTTGCACAAGCGCAAAATCCAAAAGGGCTCGCATATCTCGCAAATGTCTCTTACTACGAGATGGGTGAGTGGAGCCTCAGGGCAAAAGATACTCTCGAACTTGAAAAACTCAAAAACAGAGTTGGCAAAGAGTATTTTGAAAATATTGGCATCAAGTTTATTCGTGGAGGCATCTGGAGAAACTTTTTTGTCAAATATGAAGAGTCCAATAGGCTCCATAAACGTATGCTTGATCTTGCAAAAAGACAAAAAAGCGAAGCCCTCTATAAACTCCAGACAAATGATGTCTACTGGCATGGCATATTTGGAGGGCTCTATCTGCCAAACTTAAGAGACAATGCCTATCGCTTTGTATCTCAGTGTGAGCAAAATATAGAGGATAGAATAGAAATAGCAGATAAAGATTTTGACGGATACAAAGAGGTTGAAATTAAAAAAGATAATCTTGTCTGGAGACTCTATGAAAAACAGGGAGGGCAAATTATTGAGATTTTAGATCTGCACTCTTGCTTCAATTTGCAAAATACCCTCACAAGAAGATTTGAAGCCTATCATGAAAAGATTTTCCATCCACTTGAGCAAAAAGATGAAAAAGGGATCACTACAATCCATGAAATGGCTCCAAAGATAAGTGAAGAGGTCAAAAAAAATCTCTTTTTTGACTGGTATACAAAAAACTCCTGTATCGATCACTTCAGTGACGCCTCCTTCAATGCCCAAACATTTTTCCAAAACAGCTACAAGGAGTATGGCGATTTTGCAAATCAGCCATTTAAACTGCAAAAGCCTCTAACATTTGAGCGCCAAGGTGGTCTCTATCTTGATCAAAAATATCCAGCAATGATGCAAAAGAACTATACCATCGATAAAAATTCTCTCGAGCTTTCTATAGATTTCCAATCCACATACGAAAATGAGCTTTTGTATGTCAATGAGTGGAATCTCCATTTTGCCCACTATGAGAGTCTGCTTATTAATGCAAAATATTGCTGTGACAAAATGGAGTTTTTTGCAAAAAAGCTTGAGATTATCGATCCATTTACGAAAAAAACGCTCTCTTTTTTATCGAATCAAGAGACAAAAATCTTTGTCGTTCCTCTATCAACAGTATCACAAAATGAAGAAGGTTTTGAACTAACGCAACAAGGGATAAGTATCGCTTTTGCTTTACCTTTTACAAAATCTTTTACTTGGGATCTCAAATTATGTCTGAAATAA
- a CDS encoding glycoside hydrolase family 57 protein, translating into MNIALLWHMHQPDYRNEKGEFILPWVFLHAIKDYYDMPYIASQYNVKVSFNLTPILIEQLQEYINRGPSCDRMLQLLRKKTEQVSQEEREAIQKLCYTLHPKTMAYGLHNRFFSLFEKKRLNNEELNDLEVFFLLSWCGNYLRNSDPFIQSLLQKDSFTQIEKERLLQTLFAFLPSILPLYKSLQDAGKISVATTPYSHPILPLLLDINVAKEANPSITLPQKPLSLKEDALLHIQKAKEIYKDIFGKEPRGFWPAEGAVDEKSVALYKQEGIEWIATDEMILQKSGGSDKYSPYSFNGIKIFFRDHELSDLIGFVYKNFPAQGAVKDFAQRLPEKGTIFVILDGENAWEHYPKNGWEFLNAFYEMLENKSTITFDEATSLTSKTLDRLSPGSWIYGNFDTWIGDEEKNRAWELLFQTKRDTLHHSQDPFIQQHFLLAEASDWFWWYGYGHYTEFALEFDAIYRNHLIAIYKHLGIVPPTDITIPIVGSHTIQAFLNEPKGYIYPIIDGKVTSFFEWLGSGYLDERVSSTMQSSFTVQKLFWGENEKSLFFRIDAKDIKSLDFRIFFDEDEVAIKRRATVSIAEIEIDKNSCNKKYFEVRIEVYKDTRLLQIIPSTTRLFIRIDNDYSKNWFV; encoded by the coding sequence GTGAATATAGCACTTCTATGGCATATGCACCAACCAGATTATAGGAACGAAAAAGGAGAATTTATTCTCCCTTGGGTCTTTTTGCATGCAATAAAAGATTACTACGATATGCCATATATTGCTTCACAATATAATGTGAAGGTAAGTTTTAATCTCACTCCAATTCTCATTGAGCAATTACAAGAGTACATAAACAGAGGGCCTAGCTGCGATAGAATGCTACAACTTCTCCGCAAAAAAACAGAGCAAGTGAGTCAAGAGGAGAGAGAAGCTATCCAAAAATTGTGCTACACACTCCATCCAAAAACGATGGCTTACGGTTTACATAATCGCTTCTTTTCATTATTTGAAAAAAAGAGGCTGAATAACGAAGAGCTCAATGATCTAGAGGTCTTTTTTCTTTTAAGCTGGTGTGGCAACTATTTAAGAAACAGTGATCCTTTTATCCAGTCACTTCTACAAAAAGATTCATTTACACAAATTGAAAAAGAACGTCTCTTGCAGACTCTCTTTGCTTTTTTACCTTCTATACTGCCTCTTTATAAATCGTTGCAAGATGCAGGAAAAATCTCTGTTGCAACTACCCCCTACTCCCATCCAATCTTACCACTGCTTCTTGATATCAATGTAGCAAAAGAGGCAAATCCATCTATTACACTGCCACAAAAGCCACTAAGCCTAAAAGAGGATGCCCTCCTTCATATCCAAAAAGCAAAAGAGATCTATAAAGATATTTTTGGTAAAGAGCCTCGAGGTTTTTGGCCGGCTGAAGGTGCAGTAGATGAAAAAAGCGTAGCACTCTATAAACAAGAAGGGATTGAGTGGATAGCAACCGATGAAATGATTTTGCAAAAAAGCGGCGGCAGTGACAAATACTCCCCCTACTCTTTTAATGGAATCAAAATTTTCTTTCGTGACCATGAACTCAGCGATCTCATAGGATTTGTTTACAAAAACTTCCCAGCCCAAGGGGCAGTCAAAGATTTTGCACAAAGGCTACCTGAAAAAGGAACAATCTTTGTTATTTTAGATGGGGAAAATGCCTGGGAACACTATCCCAAAAACGGCTGGGAGTTTCTCAATGCCTTTTATGAAATGCTTGAGAACAAAAGCACAATCACTTTCGATGAAGCTACCTCCTTAACATCTAAAACGCTCGATAGACTCTCACCTGGCTCATGGATCTATGGCAATTTTGATACTTGGATCGGAGATGAAGAGAAAAACAGAGCTTGGGAGCTTCTTTTTCAAACAAAAAGAGACACTCTCCATCACTCGCAAGATCCATTTATCCAGCAGCACTTTTTGCTTGCAGAAGCTTCTGACTGGTTTTGGTGGTATGGATATGGCCACTATACAGAGTTCGCACTAGAGTTTGATGCAATATATAGAAATCATCTCATAGCTATCTACAAGCATCTTGGTATCGTACCTCCAACTGATATTACGATACCTATCGTAGGATCACATACGATACAAGCTTTCCTCAATGAACCAAAAGGATATATCTATCCAATTATTGATGGCAAAGTTACATCATTTTTTGAATGGCTTGGAAGTGGATATCTAGATGAGAGGGTCTCTTCGACTATGCAAAGTAGCTTTACGGTTCAGAAGCTCTTTTGGGGTGAAAATGAGAAATCTCTCTTTTTTAGAATAGATGCCAAAGATATAAAGAGTTTAGATTTTCGCATCTTTTTTGATGAGGATGAAGTAGCTATAAAAAGAAGGGCAACAGTTTCTATTGCAGAGATTGAGATAGACAAAAACAGCTGCAACAAAAAATATTTTGAAGTACGTATAGAAGTTTATAAAGATACGAGACTGCTACAGATTATTCCATCAACGACAAGACTATTTATAAGGATTGATAATGACTACTCTAAAAACTGGTTTGTATAA